In the Gossypium arboreum isolate Shixiya-1 chromosome 10, ASM2569848v2, whole genome shotgun sequence genome, one interval contains:
- the LOC108488854 gene encoding U-box domain-containing protein 52-like — protein sequence MWNPKGGQKRGAGNGLVAVAIDKDKGSQNALRWAVEHLLYRGQAVVLIHVTKPTYETSSLAPTKYTMDRQTKELFLSFHCFCTRKDIQCLDIILEDTDVVKALTEYVSHAAIEKLVLGAASRSGFMRKFRADIPSCVTKAAPDFCTVYTISKGKVSSLRNASRSAPFSSPLIDQIRKLNNNFSDPNLINAAVKAGWFPPKLLLNHWGVTKSPLPSTTRPSLLKAFADYPESDTDISFVSSDRPSTDRNSSLMFDSFIDSTKNSRLSISTDYSMGSLRSGARWSESNIPPQNFSSVSFESGRSSCSSQNLDEVEAEMRRLRQELKQTMELYSTACREALTAKQQAMELHKYKNEEEQKLVEARQAEEAAMSAVEAERAKCKAAIQAAEAAQKHVETRKSSTLDGETLRETMEIKKMLEALSDSKIQYRKYTIEEIEEATDNFSPSRKIGEGGYGPVYKCYLDHTPVAVKVLRPDAAQGRLQFMQEIEVLSCIRHPNMVLLLGACPEFGILVYEYMSNGSLEDCLFRKGKMPALSWPIRFRIAADIAIGLLFLHQTKPEPIVHRDLKPANILLDHNFVSKIGDVGLARLVPAVAENMTQVRVTSAAGTFCYIDPEYQQTGVLGVKSDIYSLGILLLQLITAKQPMGLAHYVEQAIEQGTLFTEMLDPAVPDWPAEETMELAKLALRCAELRRKDRPDLSKEILPLLAKLRDMADEKMANLRFAGSPGASPKYSQHSISQSETD from the exons atgTGGAATCCAAAGGGAGGACAAAAGAGAGGAGCAGGGAATGGATTGGTTGCTGTGGCCATTGATAAGGACAAAGGCAGCCAAAATGCTCTTAGATGGGCTGTGGAACACCTTCTTTACAGAGGCCAAGCTGTTGTTCTTATTCATGTTACTAAACCAACAT ATGAAACAAGCTCACTTGCTCCAACTAAATATACGATGGATAGGCAAACCAAGGAATTGTTCCTGAGTTTCCATTGCTTTTGTACTCGAAAGGAT ATACAGTGCCTTGATATCATACTCGAAGATACAGATGTTGTAAAAGCATTGACAGAATATGTATCCCATGCTGCTATCGAGAAATTAGTTCTTGGTGCCGCTTCTAGAAGTGGATTTATGAG GAAATTCAGAGCCGATATTCCCAGCTGTGTAACCAAAGCCGCACCCGATTTCTGCACTGTCTATACAATATCCAAAGGGAAGGTCTCATCATTACGAAACGCCTCTCGATCAGCTCCATTTTCTTCTCCACTTATTGATCAAATCAGGaaactaaataataatttttctgATCCTAACCTAATTAATGCTGCTGTAAAAGCAGGTTGGTTTCCTCCAAAACTACTTTTAAATCATTGGGGAGTCACTAAAT CACCGTTGCCAAGTACAACAAGGCCGAGCTTGTTGAAAGCCTTTGCTGATTATCCGGAATCGGATACCGATATCTCCTTCGTTAGCTCCGATAGACCCAGCACCGATCGGAACTCTTCCTTGATGTTCGATTCCTTCATCgattccaccaaaaattcacgcTTGTCAATCAGTACAGATTATAGCATGGGATCGTTGCGTTCAGGAGCCAGGTGGTCCGAAAGTAATATACCTCCACAAAATTTCTCCTCTGTGTCATTTGAAAGTGGAAGATCATCTTGTTCATCTCAGAATCTG gaTGAAGTTGAAGCTGAAATGAGGAGATTGAGACAAGAACTGAAGCAAACAATGGAATTATACAGTACTGCTTGTAGAGAAGCCTTGACAGCAAAACAACAG GCAATGGAGCTGCACAAATACAAGAACGAAGAAGAACAAAAATTGGTAGAGGCAAGACAAGCTGAGGAAGCAGCAATGTCAGCTGTAGAAGCAGAGAGAGCAAAGTGTAAGGCCGCTATTCAAGCAGCTGAAGCAGCACAGAAACATGTTGAAACCCGAAAATCATCCACTTTAGATGGTGAAACTCTAAGAGAAACAATGGAAATCAAGAAAATGTTGGAAGCTTTATCCGATAGCAAAATCCAATACCGGAAATATACGATTGAGGAAATCGAGGAAGCTACCGACAACTTTTCTCCATCTCGGAAGATCGGAGAAGGAGGTTACGGGCCTGTTTATAAGTGTTACCTTGATCATACACCGGTTGCGGTAAAGGTTTTACGTCCAGATGCTGCTCAAGGGAGGTTACAATTTATGCAAGAG ATCGAAGTATTGAGCTGCATTCGCCATCCGAACATGGTGCTTCTTCTCGGTGCCTGTCCCGAGTTTGGCATTTTAGTCTATGAATACATGAGCAATGGAAGCTTAGAAGATTGCCTATTTCGTAAAGGGAAAATGCCGGCGTTGTCTTGGCCAATCCGATTCCGAATAGCTGCAGATATTGCCATAGGCCTGCTTTTCCTCCATCAGACAAAGCCCGAGCCCATCGTGCATCGCGACCTCAAGCCTGCCAACATCTTGCTAGATCATAACTTCGTTAGCAAAATCGGTGATGTCGGGTTAGCTAGACTAGTCCCTGCTGTTGCTGAGAACATGACACAAGTACGCGTAACTTCGGCAGCTGGTACATTTTGCTATATCGATCCGGAATATCAACAAACAGGAGTGCTGGGTGTGAAATCGGACATATATTCACTAGGAATCTTGCTACTTCAACTTATAACTGCGAAGCAACCGATGGGACTGGCGCATTACGTGGAGCAAGCGATAGAGCAAGGAACACTTTTTACGGAGATGTTGGACCCTGCGGTGCCGGATTGGCCAGCCGAAGAAACAATGGAACTAGCAAAGCTGGCACTTAGGTGTGCTGAACTTAGGCGTAAAGACAGACCAGATCTTAgcaaagaaattttaccattgcTTGCTAAACTCAGAGATATGGCAGATGAGAAAATGGCTAATTTGCGCTTTGCTGGTAGTCCTGGAGCTTCTCCTAAATATAGCCAGCATTCTATTTCACAG AGTGAAACGGACTGA